In the Pelmatolapia mariae isolate MD_Pm_ZW linkage group LG10_11, Pm_UMD_F_2, whole genome shotgun sequence genome, CAAACAGGCAAATACGGCACGGCTTTCCTCCGGCGTGACGCCGTTTCCACGCTCTGACACTGAAGCATGCCCGCCAACGTGCTGATGAAGCTGGAGGCGGATGATTGGATGAATGTTGGCAGACTGGTAGCTTTTTTGGGGGCGGGgttattttgcatgtttttggtttattttgctgACGTAGTCGTCCGTCTGTTGGAGATTGAGCTGCGTGAATATTGGACTTGCAGCGCCGCAGGTGGAGCCTCCACCCTGGTTGTGCTGAGTGTCGTACAGTCTTAACATCCGCCTGTCTGAGCCATGTGTTCAAATCGAGTCTCGTTCATGTTCGAGTTTTTCTGTTAACGAACTTTTTTAACAGGTGAAGGTTGAACGGCAGCGTCCTCTGGATCCTCGATCTCCTTTAACCTCTGCTGGAGTTAACAAACCGGCCTCTGATAACGCGTGAAGAGCCTCAGGTGTTGttttcagccaatcagaaaccaAAGAATCAGGCGGCAGGCCGCGGCTGCTGCCTGTCATTAACAGGCTGTTAGCTGCAGTGATTTAGAGTCTGGATGTTTGCTTCCTGTGATCTGCAGCAGAAATGTCGGCCCTCGCTCTCAGAGGCGGCTCGGGTCCGATCTGAGTCGATTTCTCTCCTTTATGAAAGATTAAAGATCTGGAAATCAGGACGTCTGAACTTTTGTGGTCTtaatacacaaaaaaacaaaacccaccaAAAACTAAATTTTTTCCTTGTAAACTTTTTGTTCACCGTTTGTGTCGCCGTCAGAAGCGCGATCAATGAAAGTTTATTACTATAGCACATCTTAAAAGACCAACGTTCATCAATTCGATCTTAGTGCTCTCTTGGGGTTGTACAAGTGGAGGAGATCAGTTAGGTAGCTAGGCGCCAGgttatttcaaattttaaaagtgagcaAGAGAATTTAAAATCAATACTGTATTTAACGGGGAGCCAGTGTAAGCTAGCTGGGACTGGAGTGATGTGGTCGTACCTGCAGACGCTGAAGGAGAGAGTGTGGGAGGAAGTAAAGAGAGAGTCCAGTCCAGAAGTGCTGAGAGCAGGGATACGTTTTTCAGTGGGGCTTTTCTTTGGAACTTTGGTGTAGCTGATAGAAACTAGTGCTTCTCTAATTTGAGGGAGCTATCCAAAAATACTCCAATGTTTCTAACAGTGTGAGAGGGATGGCTGGTGAAAGCCAACGGTTAGCTGGCTCAGAGGGCTGCGAGCCTCAAAAACtgtcatttctgttttattttcattgtgggTAAGAACATTATGCCACAGCCAGGCTTTAACATCCCGCAGACAGTCAACAAAGGCTGGAGGGGGCAGAGGCATCCAGCTTCAGGGGAAAGTCATCAGCAGTGGAAACAGATATGATACTTTATTAAAATGGATCCCAGCAGGTCGggtttgttttctctctgctcGGTGTTTCTGCGGCAGAGAACTCTGGACGCTCAAGTGACTCTCGGCACTTCCTGTTCATTAATGATCCGTAAAAGAATCAGAACTCGCTGACGCTTGATCACCTGACCACCGACTCATCACTCTGTCACAGTTCAGGTGCTGAGGCGTGAAAAGCTGATTTGTGCTGATCGTGTGTGTGGAGCCGAGACTCTGCTGTGCGGCGCTCTGTGACCGCAGGCGTGCTGCGGACCGACTAACAATGATGTAACCGCATCACTGCCCGCACCACGCTCGGCTGCTTCAGCGTGAGCGAGCAGGAATTACATTCTGAGACTGAACTttgtaaaattacatttaaaagttgGAGATATTTAAGCCTCCGCCCGCTCCGCCGGGTCACGTGTGTCAGTAACACGGCTGTGTGTTTGCAggcagctgctgcagatgttgAGTGTGACTCTGTGGTCTTTGTGGCTCTGCAGGTCTGCTGGCGTCGCCTCAGTCGGCCCCCGGAAACCTCGACAATAACAAAAACGGCGAGAGTCGCGGCAACGGCGGCAATGGCAGCCGGGAGAACAGCACGGTGGACTTCAGCAAGGTAAACTTGGGGCTCCGCCTCAGACACAGGTTGGGTGGTTTATAGATCAGCTGCTGCTCCCTGCAGCTTTCCAATATTTGGAGCTTCAGGGAGGTGAGAGACGGGTTAAATGATGAGAGGTCAGAGCTGCAccactttgacctctgacccctgccAGCTACATGAAGCCTCACACATCAGCTGGTGTTCAGATGGGACTGAAACATCCCTGAGCTGTGGGCTGATGGGTGTAGGAGGCTCCACCCTGACGCTGCTCGCCTATCCGACACACTGTGACAGATGCACTAATGTTTAAAACGAATAAATGACAGAAGCACTGATGAAACGTTCCGTCTGTGAGTCTCTGACCCAATCAGAGATGTTTAGCTTCATACTGTGAGCGTCTTCAGACGTCCGGCCCTTTAAGTACACAGAGCTGCACAGGAAATGACCACATGAAACTTTTGAAGGGTTAAAAACACGTTTTTAGCTCCGACACCCGGAAATCTGAGGCTGGCGCTCCGTCAGAACTAAATCCAGGTTTCACGGTGGCCTCGCAGCTCAGGGCGGGGTCGGGTTCACACAGTAACCAGCCAACGTGGCGGAGTCTAAACCGACTGTCACCGAGCCTCCACCCTCACGTTTGACTCAAGTCGCTGCAGGAAACGTTGTATCCTCGAGTCGTAGTCGTAACCTGCAGAATTAAAGCTGTGATGATCCTGAGTGACCTCATGGACAGTTCGCTTTAATTCAGTGGTTTATGTTTGACTTTCACAcatgaaagagaagctgtgGGTGGAGAAACCTGCCACCTGCTTCCTCCACGCCGCGAACGAACACAACGACATCGGTTATAAATGAACGAATCGCTAAAGCTGCACAGTAATGTGCTGAAAGGCAACACGAGACTTTCCTGCACAGCAGAACATCCGTTTCTCTGCTTTTGCAAACTGTTGGAGACAAAATTGTAAATGAAATGCAGGTTTGATGAATTCTGCGGGCCTGCGTAGATCTGAATCAAGTAGATCAGACTGCGTGGGACTCGATCAGACTCTGAGTCGGGATCAGCCTGATATCTGATCCAAGTATCGGATCGTTGTGTCCGTGGTTCAGCAGGTCAGCAGGTATCTGCTTACGTTAAGGATGAAATCAGGAGACTTGATCTGTCACAGCAGAAAATCAGCAACACAGAGATGAATTCCACTTCCTGCTTCAGTCTGTGACGCTATTGGACGATGGAGCTCAAAGCTCCAAAGACTTTGGTCTTAAAACCATCCAGTGAGCATCCAGCTGTGCAGCCACACCTGCCTCCAGGTGCAAACAGAACCTGAGCTTTCGGTCACGTGACGGCGAAACGAGCCAATCAGAAGCTGTGTTGTGTTTCCCAGCAGGACTGCGACTGCGTTTGTTTGCTGCCAGCGGCCGGCAGGAAGCCCGCAGTAAGTCACATGTCAGTCGCCGGCTCTCGGCCAATCAGTGTAGCCTGTGCTGTGACTCATCGTGGTGgtgctctgtgattggctgtcTGTGGCGTTCTGTGACCATCAGCTGTTTCAGTGTTGgatggaaaaatgtttttattgatttattcaatcaaactttatttatacaggaaCTCAGATTCATGATAAACTCATGGATCTGTTCACTCCTCCATCTGCACCTCCTCCATCTGCACCTGCTCTCCTTCTATCCTCCCCTTTGatccttctctctcctcctccttatctcctctcctttcttccttctctcctcccctctcctcctcctcctctgtcaccaGGCTGACTGCAGGAGGTCTCATCTCACAGTTAAACGTGTAAAAGCAGTTTTCATGTTTCAGCCGTTGATGTGAAactttgtggggttttttgttttttgttttttttttttttccacatctttGCTTCACCTCACGATGTTTCCCGTGGAGGTCAAAGGTGAAGTCTGTGCATTCATCTTCTGGATGATGATCACAGagctgctttctgtctgtcaggtGTAAAAATGAGCTGCAGGCAGCTCTGATCCTGCAGCGAGGATCACAGAGGGGTCCTAGACCAGGAAGTGAAACCAACGAGGAACTACAAAATAAAACGAACACaaagtgaaagtgtgtgtgtgtgtgtgtgtgtgtgtgtgtgtgtgtgtgtgtgtgtgtgtgtgtgtgtgtgtgtgtgtcaggtggACATGAACTTCATGAAGAAGATTCCTCCGGGAGCCGAGGCCTCCAACGTCCTGGTGGGTGAAGTGGACTTCCTGGAGCGGCCCATCATCGCCTTCGTCCGGCTCTGCCCCGCCGTGCTGCTGACCGGCCTCACCGAAGTCCCGGTGCCCACCAGGTAAGCCGCGACCGAGCCGCCCTCGGCACGTCGCTTTTCCTCTGCGTTTCCTCTGCTGACAGACTtcctgtccctgcaggtttCTCTTCCTGCTGCTCGGTCCGTTTGGAAAAGGTCCGCAGTACCACGAGATCGGGCGCTCCATCGCCACGCTGATGACAGACGAGGTGAGCGACGctttcacacacagacattacagGAATATAATCTAAATATAAGGATGGTGTCGGGTCGTCTGAAGCCCAGAGAGTGGAGTTTGTTCTTGTGTGTCAgtgagcctgtgtgtgtgtttggggttaAACTACATGTCAGAGCTGAAATCATCCTGATGTTATTTGGCAGCAGACTCAGGCAGGAAGTCTCCATGATCACCTGGTTTGGTCGCCTCCTCCCTTCCTGTAAAACGACAGTTTACAGGTAAACGGCTCAGTGACGGAGCGTGTTCATGCCTGTGGAAGAAAGCAGCGAGGAGGTCAGCGGGAGCACGCTGATCATCACACGCTTGTTTGAGCGTGCAGCGTGACGGAGAGCTGCAGGTCTGGAGCTGATGATGGTGTTTAGAAGCCGCGTGGGACGATGAAGGCTCACTGCGCTGTGTTTCAGCCGGCTGTGTTTACCTTGTGTGtctgttgtgtgtctgtggttgCTGCTGACGTTGTTCCCGCCTCTGCAGACACAGACGCGTCAGTGTGACGGCGTGCCCGTGAAAAAGCTTCAGGAAGCGTAAAGTCGTTCGAAGCGCAGACAAAGAGTTGTTGACGTGTGGCGGCTCTGCTGCAGGTTTTCCACGACGTGGCGTACAAGGCGAGGGACCGCAACGACCTGCTGTCGGGGATCGACGAGTTCCTGGATCAGGTCACCGTGCTGCCGCCGGGCGAATGGGACCCCAGCATCCGCATCGAGCCCCCGAAGAGCGTCCCGTCTCAGGTAAAAGATCCGAAACCGAACCCGCCACGCCAGCTCTGATCTCTCAGAAGTGACGTCCCCGCCCCGTCTGTCTCCGTAGGAGAAGAGAAAGATACCGTCCTTCCCCAATGGCTCCGCCCACAGCTCTGAGATGGGCAAGGAGGCGGAGCATCACGCGGGACCAGAGCTGCAGAGGACGGGGAGGTGAGTGAAGCtcagcaataataataaataatgcgAGGAgattttcacattaaaacagGAAACGCGTTAAACGTCGGATTATTCCGCTGCCGAGTCCTGGCTCGGCGTGTGTTGGGAATGACGGGGAATCCCTCGTGTGTCCGACAGGATTTTTGGCGGTTTGGTGAACGACGTTCGGAGGAAGGCGCCGTTCTACTGGAGCGACATCAGAGACGCCGTGAGCCTGCAGTGCCTGGCCTCCATCCTCTTCCTGTACTGCGCCTGCATGTCGCCCGTCATCACCTTCGGAGGTCTGCTCGGGGAGGCCACCAAAGGGAGCATAGTAAGAACCCCTGTGTGAGCTCCTCCTGGGCCCTGATTGGTGCATCCGGGTGTtactcccctctctctctctctctctctctctctctgatagAGTGCCATTGAGTCGCTGTTTGGCGCGTCTCTGACAGGCGTGGCCTACTCTCTGTTCGCCGGGCAGCCTCTCACCATCCTGGGCAGCACGGGCCCGGTTCTGGTCTTTGAGAAGATCCTCTTCAAGTTCTGCAGGTGAGTCATGACGGAAGAACGGCCAGACAGGTTTGAATGAAAGCTTTGCTCCCATTGGCTGTTCAGGttgtgatgacatcacagcgggctgctgagcagagagaaaaattacgtttgtgtttgtttttaaggtttttcatgtttaatttCCATCCTTGTGCCTTTGAGCCCGGGGTTTGTCTCCTCTGTGTTTGCAACGCTGTGGCTCCCCCTGCAGGCGGCTCCAGTGCTGTGCATGGGGCCGCGAGCTGGCAGCGTGTCACAGGCTTAATCTCAGCGTCACAGATTAACGTGATTTGAGGGATTTTTGGAGCAGCTGTGGGAACGTTGTGCTTTTGTGCTCTCAgctgtttcatattgttttaTAATTATACATTTTTGAGGTTTGGTGgattaaaaaaagctttttgtgATGCACAAAATGTTTTGTAACAGTTGCATAAAAGCCTCATTTTTATTAACCTGCTCCATTTTCATTTGGATTACATCATCCATGTTTGTAATGTGTCACGGAGAGCAGAGAAGCTGTTTAAAGGTGAACCGGAACAGGAAGCGTTTAAATAAACTGCAGCAGTCACAAACCAAACGGTCTGTTAATCGAGTCGTAGACGCTTcgtttcagtgtttcagtctgAAACGTTCCTGCTTCGTGGCGAGATTGAAGAAGCTGATCCGGAGGATAAACAAAGAAACGACGTCTCTGCCGTCTTTAGAACTCGCTATGGCTTGAGTTGTGTTTTCGCTCAGGAGGAAGTGATGTGTCGCGGCGCCGCTGTAGGGTTTGGATCATGTGTCGATGCTATAGGGCATTTGTCGGGGTCACGTAGAGGTCAGGAGAGCTTCAAACAAAGCGGCGCTCACGAGGTGTGACATCAGTTATTGCAGGGATGTCTGCTGGGTTAGAGAGAGCGACCCTACAGAAGTGCCCTCGGCTGACCTTCGACCTCCTTTCCTTCCCGTCCTCAGTCAGTACCATCTGTCCTACCTGCACCTGAGGACCAGCATCGGACTCTGGACCGCCTTCCTGTGCCTCCTGCTGGTCGCCACGGACGCCAGCTCTCTGGTCTGCTACATCACCCGCTTCACCGAGGAGGCCTTCGCCGCGCTCATCTGCATCATCTTCATCTACGAGGCGCTGGAGAAGCTGGTCCGCCTCGGGGAGCTCTACCCCATCAACATGCACAACCAGCTGGACAACCTGACCTTCTACAGGTGAGGAGCCGGCGACTGTCCGACCGTCACCGCGGTCGTTTCAGCTAGAATCTGCTCGGGGCCAGAATCCCGGGCCGGTGCTCCCACGGTTGGAGCTAAGAGGGTGAAGTGGTCATTTAGCTCCGAGTTTACGTGAGCGCTGCTGCTCTGTTTCAGGTGTCAGTGTGCTCCACCCGCCAACGCCTCGGCCGAAGTCCTGGGTGTGTGGAGCAAAAAGAACGTGACCCCAGAAAACATCACCTGGGATCAGCTGAGCTCGAAGGTAAGAAATAAACTTTGGTTTGCTGTCTGACGCTGACGTCAGCGGCGCTCAGAACAAACGTTCTTTCAGTCAGAACAAACGAGCAGCAGCCCCTGCTGGTCATCAGAGGAACTGCGGCTGACGCTTCCCTCTCCCCGCAGACGTGCAAGGAACTCATGGGGGAGCTGGTCGGCCCGGCGTGCAGCCACAGCGGTCCCTACGTCCCCGACGTCCTCTTCTGGTCCGTCATCCTCTTCTTCACCaccttcttcctctcctccttcctcaAACAGTTCAAGACTAAGAGATACTTCCCCACCAAGGTCAGTGACACCCTGAGAGAGGAGCAGACTCGGTCCTCTTTAATGTTTCTCACGTTTGATGAAGATAAACGATTTATTGGATCCACATGAAAACATCTCCActcgtttgaatatttgtgCAGAGCTGGAGGTCTGAGACGGTCGCGTTTTACCGTTCGATAAGAGAAAAGATCGATGCTGTGTTTCCCGCCCGCAGGTTCGATCGACCATCAGCGACTTCGCCGTCTTCCTCACCATCATGATCATGGTGCTGGTGGATTATCTGGTGGGAGTTCCTTCACCCAAACTCAACGTGCCCGACCGCTTCAAGGTAACGCTCACCTCTCAGCGTGCGCAGGTCCAAACGGCCTGCGGGGACGCCATTTCCCCTTTATTCCAGTAATAATGTGTAATCCAGCTTCTGTGATGGATGTTGGGGGGAGGTTTTAGACTGAGCGAGGGCCCTCAGCAGCTCGCTGTGATAACAGGTCAGAGGTCGCTCGATTGGAGGGTCGTTCGCTGGGTTCGGTTCTCATTTAGGACACAACTTTGGATTCGTTCTTCATCTTTGACAGTTCAGATCATTTGAACTGTTTAACTATGAAAACATTAAGTTTGAACATTGAACATATTTAATGTTACAAATGTTacaaaaagtgtaaaatcatGAAGTGTGTGGGCGGCGTCGGCTCACGCCTGCTGACACGATGCTCACTCAGAGGTTACTGTAGAAATGTTCTCACGCTGCTTTCAGCCCACGTCTGAAAATCGGGGGTGGCTGATTTCCCCGCTGGGCCCGAACCCGTGGTGGACGCTGCTGGCCGCCGCCGTCCCCGCGCTGCTCTGCACCATCCTCATCTTCATGGACCAGCAGATCACCGCCGTCATCATCAACAGGAAGGAGAACAAGCTGAAGGTCAGAACTGACGTAGAAGCCGCGCAGCGTTGTCCCCACGGGGTGACGACCTTTACCTCACTGcctgcgtgtgcgtgtgtgtgtgtgtgtgtttgtgcgggCTGCAGAAAGGGTGTGGCTATCACCTGGACCTGCTGGTGGTGGCGGTGATGCTGGGCGTGTGCTCCATCATGGGCCTGCCGTGGTTCGTGGCAGCGACGGTGCTCTCCATCTCCCACGTCAACAGCCTGAAGCTGGAGTCAGAGTGCGCGGCGCCCGGCGAGCAGCCCAAGTTCCTCGGCATCAGAGAGCAGCGCGTGACCGGCTTCATGATCTTCTTCCTGATGGGCTGCTCTGTCTTCATGACCTCCGTCCTGAAGGTGAGGCGTCAGACGGTGCGTGCTGCGTTCACGCCTCGCTCCCTCGCTCCCTTCACAGATCGCTTCTCTGCTTTTTCAGTTCATCCCGATGCCCGTCCTGTACGGCGTGTTCCTCTACATGGGCGTGTCCTCGCTCAAAGGCATCCAGGTACGTCTCTGCGTCCGAGCGTCTGTCCGGCCGATGGCGGCGTTCAAGCTCGTCTGACCTCTCGTGCATCTGTCTGTCCCGTAGCTCTTTGACCGCATCAAACTGTTCGGCATGCCGGCCAAACACCAGCCCGACCTGATCTACCTGCGCTACGTGCCGCTGTGGAAGGTGCACGTCTTCACCGCGGTGCAGCTGTCCTGCCTCATCGCGCTGTGGGCCATCAAAGCCTCGCCCGCCGCCGTCATCTTCCCCATGATGGTGAGACGCACCGACAGACACTGCGTCTCCTTATTTGCTTGGTAACGCGGGGACTCACCTCCTGCTGCCTTCTGCAGGTTCTCGCTCTGGTTTTCATCCGGAAGCTTCTGGATTTCTGCTTCACCaagagagagctgagctggCTGGACGACCTGATCCCCGagagcaagaagaagaaggaggacgacaagaagaagaaggagaaggaggtGAAGGGCGCTGGCGTGTGCACGTGACCCTGCTTCTGTGTCCTCATTGGCtcaaccgtgtgtgtgtgtgtgtgtgtgtccaggaCGCTCGGCGGatgctggaggaggtggaggaggagctgCCGTACGACAGAGGAGGGGTCCTCAATTTCCCGATCAAAAACCTGAAAAAACGGTGCGTCTGAAATCAAACACGCTGACGGCTGCGTGCACACTCTGCAGCAGAGGCtaacacacgtgtgtgtgtgtgtgtgtgtgtgtgtgtgtttgactcaGCAGCGACCCGTCAGAGGTGAACATCTCTGATGAAATGGCCAAAAGCGGCATCTGGAAGTCTGTTTCCAAAAACTCCGACAGCGGCAAAGCTCTGAGGCGCACCTTCAGGTACGTCTGCCTCACCACCAGTGACATCACCTGCTACCGCTCTGTGATTGGCTCTCTGCACTGAAGTGTTTAtatctttaagtgatgacgtatgaatcctgcttctgcatttaataaggctgttgtgtttttaacatgtttgaatgttttgtatctatttaatctgaacaagcccctaaaaacagtcagtgatcactgtcagcctctctcggttttaccaccactgttcattttaaagctccgTTTTAAACCCTTCTGCTGTAACtgcagcccagcccatgcagcagtatattaatgactaacctcgtattgtggatggattatctcagttgttctcctgactgaagtttggtccgtttacagcatcctgccatgcgattgcatttgtctctaaccatcaggaaccctcacgttaacttttatcgagtgtaaaaaagttagcgttcatcctccagcttcactgtttatgctaacatagctgtgtcgctagcgatcacgtagcacatcattatatagcagctagtccaacttcagtaaccctacaaacgtcactgctgtttagttttctgtcttcatttatgttggaagtgatagcagagctgtacgtttgaatgtttcagaaatctctcagtcagaacatgctatatcatgtttagatggaagctagcgagctaacttcctgctaacttctaactccgttaaatgtaataaatcctgttttcatggatgcctggatgttaaacttaattgttacacctggtaaagcagcaacgctgatcattttattacagatgaaagaatttagacagtttgtaactctcagtgatgccgcagtgtttcTTTGACTTTGGACCCGGACACGACtgatgacgtcagacttaaacaGCAGTCCTGTAACCATTAATAATGAGCGCTGGCAGCTGTGGCTGTGCTGCGGTGAGGGCTGGACGATGTGGattaaggaaaagaaaaatccaattttaatatttttaggcTGGATGTTGAGACACGATGAACACGGGCTTATTCAtgttcctgctctctctctgtttccatGAATATGATTTTTATTTGCACTCTTTGAGTCCACGTAGACAAAGAtttctgttttccacttttttaatGTGAAGTCACGTTCAGAGGGTCGATTATGAATATGACagattatttttagttttcattATAAACTTCAAACACATCATGAAAACGACTCGCTGACGGCTCGGTCAGAACAGCGGAGATGTGCTTCCTCACAGAGCCACAAACCAAACCTCAGAGACGTCGCTCCACCTGCCTGCTGCTGCCACACCTGTGCTGTGAGCACAATCAGATCTCAGAACAGCCCCAAACTACAGGAAGTGGAAGTTATTTAACGTGTCCGTAAGACGTGAAGTCTCTGACTCGGGTGCCAATAAAGTGTCTGTTCTCTTTCAGCCACGACAAGCTGCCGAGCGTCCAGATAAACGTGGAGAACGAGGACGGGCAAAGGGTCGTGAACGCCGAGACGTCGCTATGATCCACCGCCCCGGGGCAGGAGGGTGAGGCGGGGGCGCTGCAGCTCCTCCGCGTGCTCTGAGGGAGGCGAAAGGTCGCGGGGGGACCAATCGGGCTTCACCTGAGCGTGCCGTACTTCTGACTGCGTTGTCTCGGACGAGGCGAACGTTTTATTTTCTCATCGTTTTAAGGTGAAACATGAGACTCCACTTCTGGAAACGGCTTCCTCAGGTTTCTTCTGCTGccgtttttatttttgttttgttttttaactcgggcggtctgtgattggctgccgAAGCatcaaactgaaaaagaaaggaggaaaaaacgGACGCCTGAGTCTCTCCGGACGGATGTCGTGAGAAATTTTAATTTCATGGTTTGAacttttgtttcagtgtttgtgaAACGGGCGAAGCGCCGACACGTTTTTATTTAATCCATCATGCTGATTTAggttttttatgtgtgtgcgtgtgtgtgtgtgtgtgcgtgcgcgcgtgtgtgtgtggtctctgTTGTACAGCACCTGGTTGCCTGCAGCAGAAAAAATGAATGATGTCACAGCTGCTGTTGTCGTAGTTTCTTTGTAAAGTTTAATAAATCAGTTTGGTGGCGACGATCACAGCGAGTCACGTGACCTCTCTAGTCGTTTCGATCATTTCAGGAGTCGCCGCTGATCTCTGATGGATTTATTTCAACAATTTGACAATAAAGAGATTTGAtgcaaaagctgcagttccttcCACATCCACCAGAGGCTCCCACAGCGAGGCAGTCCTCACAGTTTCAGACACAACCTGATAAAATGTCCATTGATGAGTATTTCCTGTTAGTGCATGTGTTGTATGTGAGGTTCGGGCTAATTGTACACTCTGTAGCTCAGCTGCAGGGATTCGTTCACAGAAAAAGACAACGAGGCAAAAAGGATTCTTTCAATCCAGTAAAACCA is a window encoding:
- the LOC134637230 gene encoding sodium bicarbonate cotransporter 3-like isoform X1, with the translated sequence MGDFWGDIASQRVARAMSLGNDEEAVLDQGKTSSTLYTNFEKEELESHRAVYVGVHVPLGRQSRRRHRHRGHRHHRKRRERSDREDGRESPSYDTPSQRVQFILGTEDDDEEHIPHDLFTELDELAFKDGDLQEWKETARWLKFEEDVEDGGERWSKPYVATLSLHSLFELRSCILNGTVLLDMRASSIEEIADMVIDSMLASGQLEEGAQEKVREAMLRRHHHQNEKKLSNRIPLVRSFADIGKKYSEPNLLERNGLLASPQSAPGNLDNNKNGESRGNGGNGSRENSTVDFSKQDCDCVCLLPAAGRKPAVDMNFMKKIPPGAEASNVLVGEVDFLERPIIAFVRLCPAVLLTGLTEVPVPTRFLFLLLGPFGKGPQYHEIGRSIATLMTDEVFHDVAYKARDRNDLLSGIDEFLDQVTVLPPGEWDPSIRIEPPKSVPSQEKRKIPSFPNGSAHSSEMGKEAEHHAGPELQRTGRIFGGLVNDVRRKAPFYWSDIRDAVSLQCLASILFLYCACMSPVITFGGLLGEATKGSISAIESLFGASLTGVAYSLFAGQPLTILGSTGPVLVFEKILFKFCSQYHLSYLHLRTSIGLWTAFLCLLLVATDASSLVCYITRFTEEAFAALICIIFIYEALEKLVRLGELYPINMHNQLDNLTFYRCQCAPPANASAEVLGVWSKKNVTPENITWDQLSSKTCKELMGELVGPACSHSGPYVPDVLFWSVILFFTTFFLSSFLKQFKTKRYFPTKVRSTISDFAVFLTIMIMVLVDYLVGVPSPKLNVPDRFKPTSENRGWLISPLGPNPWWTLLAAAVPALLCTILIFMDQQITAVIINRKENKLKKGCGYHLDLLVVAVMLGVCSIMGLPWFVAATVLSISHVNSLKLESECAAPGEQPKFLGIREQRVTGFMIFFLMGCSVFMTSVLKFIPMPVLYGVFLYMGVSSLKGIQLFDRIKLFGMPAKHQPDLIYLRYVPLWKVHVFTAVQLSCLIALWAIKASPAAVIFPMMVLALVFIRKLLDFCFTKRELSWLDDLIPESKKKKEDDKKKKEKEDARRMLEEVEEELPYDRGGVLNFPIKNLKKRDPSEVNISDEMAKSGIWKSVSKNSDSGKALRRTFSHDKLPSVQINVENEDGQRVVNAETSL